The DNA region GGCAAAAGCTATACAGGCTATCCATAAAGAGTTTTGGGGAAATAAAACGGCCTGATCGTTAGACTATTTAGAAAGCACAGGATAAAATTGCCTGCGCTTTTTCTATTAATGATGAAATAATATGGAGGTTGACCATGAAATGGAATAATGGAGATGTAGTGCATGGATTCAATATTATGAAAGTGGATCATGTTGAAGAGGTAAATTCTGATGTATACATGATGGAGCACATAAAATCCGGTGCAAAATTAATGTATTTAGATTCAGCAGATGATAATAAGGTTTTTTATATCTGTTTCCGCACGACACCGGACAATTCAAAAGGAACGCCGCATATTATGGAACATTCTACTCTTTGTGGCTCAAGAAAGTTCCCTTTAAAAGAACCCTTTGTGGAACTTGCAAAAGGCTCTTTGAATACCTTTTTAAATGCCATGACTTGGCCTGATAAAACTATGTATCCTGTTGCCAGTAGAAATTCTACAGATTTTCATAATCTGATGGATGTGTATTTAGATGCGGTGTTTTATCCGGACTGTTTGCAGAATCCCCAAATACTGATGCAGGAAGGATGGCATTATGAACTTGATAAGAAAGATGGAGAACTTACCTATAATGGGGTTGTTTATAATGAAATGAAGGGAGCACTTTCTTCCCCTGATGCATTATTGAACAACGCTGCGATGGAAAAGCTTTTTCCTGATACGACATACAATGTAGAGTCAGGGGGAGATCCAGACGTTATTCCTACTCTTTCATTCCGTGAGTTTACTGATTTTCATCGTCGTTTTTATCATCCGTCAAACAGCTATATTTATTTATATGGGGATATGGATATAGAAAATACCTTAAAATATATTGATGAAGAGTATTTATCAGCTTTCGATAGACGGTGTGTCTATTCTGAGGTGGGAACACAGAAAGCGTTTGCCAAACGTGTCATAACAGAAAAGAATTACAACATAGCAGATGGAGAGAATATCGCTAATAAAGCGATTCATGCTTTATATGCTGCTATGACGGATTGTATGACAACAAAAGAGTCATTGGCCATTCGGATATTAAATTATGTATTGATTGATATGGATGGCGCTCCGTTAAAAAAAGCTCTCCTTGATGCGGGTGTTGGAAGTGATGTGTCGGGAGCTTACGAGGATAGTTATAAACAGCCGGTCTGGTCTATTGTTGTGACCGGTTCGGAACCTGAACGGCAGGGAGAATTCTCACAAATCGTAGATCATACACTTAGAAAACTTGCGCTTACGGGGCTTGATAAAAAGATGTTGACTGCCGCATTGAATCGTACGGAATTTATTTTAAGAGAAAACGATTATCAGGGGAGGCCTAAAGGCTTGTTTTACGGAATACGGGCTATGGATATGTGGCTATATGACCGTGATCCAATAGAAGCTCTGCGGTATTACGATGATATAAATGGATTAAGGAAAGCTATTGAAACGGATTATTTTGAAGGCCTGCTTCTAAAATATCTTATTAAGAATTCTCATCAGGTATTGATTACCATGAAAGCTAAAAAAGGGATTGATGAAAAGAAAAGAATTGAAGTTGCGGAACAACTGGACGCCTATAAAAAAAGCCTTTCAGAGAATCAGATTACGGATATCATAGAAAAGACACGGGTATTAAAAGAGCGACAGGCATCTGTGGATTCAGAAGAGGCTTTGACTGCTATTCCTCTCCTTCGACGGGAAGATTTAAATCGTGAAATTGAGAATGATGAAATCGAGAATGGCAGAATTGAGGAAATCCGTCATTTTCACTATGACATCAATTCAAACGGTATTGTTTATCTAAATTTATATTTTAATTTAGAAGGATTGTCAAAAAAGGATATCTTTTATGCCAATATATTGACAAGACTGCTATTATCGATGAATACCGTAAATTATGAATATTCTGAATTGGTTAGACAGTCTAATGCGTATACTGGAGGAATTAACTTTCAAGTGGGGTCGATCAGTAATATCGATTCAGATCAAAAATGCACGCCGTATTTAATCGTAAAAGGAAAAGCACTCGTATCTAACGCAGACAAAATGGTTCGACTGCTGAAAGAGGTAATCCTGCATACCGATTATACTGACAAAATTCGGTTAAGAGAGATTTTAATGGAAGAAAAAGCAAATTGGGATATGACAGCGTTTGCCCGCGGACATACTCTTTGTATAAGCCGATTATTATCTTATTTTTCTGAAACAGGTAGATATTCAGAGACGACAGGGTTGTCTTATTATTATTTTTTGAGTGATGTGGTTGCAAGATTTGATGCAATTAGCGATGAAATGATTTCTTGCTTGCAACGGCTGGCAAAACAAATTTTTACACGGCATAATCTTTTTATTCATACAATTGGATCTGAAGAAGAAAAAACGGCAGTCAATAAGTTTTTACCTGAAATGGTTTCAGAAATGCCCGAAGAGCTGGGCCCTGCCAACCGAGAAACGACCTGCTCCAACGTAGTAATAAATGAGGCTTTTCAAACAGCAGGTAAAGTACAGTATGTAGCAAAAGGCGGAAATTTTAAAAGACATGGTTTTGCGTATACTGGAGCACTCCGGGTGATGGAAACTATTCTTCGATATGAGTATTTGTGGAAAAAAGTAAGAGTCCTTGGTGGAGCATATGGAGCGTTTACCCAGTTTATGCGAAATGGTAATGCCGTTTTATGTTCTTACCGTGATCCTAATTTAGCGGAAACTTTAAAAGTTTATGAGGAATTGCCTGACTATTTAAGCGCACTCGTCTTATCTGAACGCGAGATGACCAAGTATGTTATTGGGACGATGGCTGCTGAAGAAATTCAATTGACACCATTTATGAAGGGAGAAAGAGCTTTAGCATACTACCTGACAGGGAATACACGAGAAAGCCGAAGGAAGATAAGGGATGAAATTGTTAACTGTACAATTGACAATATCAGAAGTTTAGCACCGCTTGTCAGAAGTGTGATGAATGATCCTTATATTTGTGTAATGGGAAACGAAGAAAAAATAAGACAAAATAAAGCGCTATTCACATCTATTCTGTCTATGCCGAAGTGATGGGGATAAAAACAAGATTTGCACCAAGTCCAACAGGTTATTTGCATTTGGGAAATGTATGGGTGGCGTTTTTAAACTGGTTATGGACGAGGCAAAATAAAGGGCGAATTATTCTGCGAATAGAGGATATCGATCAAAGCCGGTGCAGGGCAGACTATATCTCAGCAATTAAAGAAGATTTATCTTGGCTGGGGTTAGATTGGGATGAAGAACCCGGGCATGCATATGCATATGGAGAGCCTATACAAAGTAAACGGTTCTCTATATATGAGGGTATTAAGAAGCGGTGGGAAGCTGAAGATTCCATATACCCTTGCTTTTGTTCGCGGGCAAGAATACATGATATATCGTCAGCTCCCCATTTAGGGGAAAACAAACCTATATATGACGGGCATTGTCGAAACTTATCATGGTCAGAACGGGGACAAACCGACAAAGAGCCATCTTGGAGAATCCGCATGAAAAAGCAAGAAATTTCTTTTTGTGATATGTTCTGCGGGAATCAGATAAAGACTTTAGAAGAGGGGAAAGATGATTTTATTATTTTTCGGGCAGATGGTGCCGTATCATATCAATTGGCGGCTTCTGCGGATGACGGGATAATGCAGGTAACTCATGTTTTCAGAGGAAATGATCTATTGTCTTCAACGTTTTATCAAATTTATCTTTTGAGAAAGCTTGGCTATCAAATTCCCTTATACGGACATTTACCTCTGCTGGTAGATAAGTATGGTATACGTTTGTCTAAGAGGCAAGGCGGAATTACCATTCGGGAACTGAGGGCAAACGGGAAGTCACCTGGCGAGATTATAGGTAGGATGTTATACTGGTCTGGCGCAGTGAAAACGCCACTGTCTGTAAATGCGAGGGCGGCTTTGATAAATATTCCGTTTAATACATGTACCAGGCTGGGTAGTGCGTATATCGTAGCAGAATAGGAAACGTGATGAAAGAGATTTTCATCACGTTTTTTTGTGTGAATTTTATTCTGTTTTACACAGTATAAAGACAAAATGGGAGTTAAAAATGTCTGGCATTATTAAAGCGAAGAAAGAGATGGTAGGAAATATTGGTGAATAATAGTTATATGAGAATAAATGTTCCGGATTGTATATAAGTGGGGGATTGTGGTAGAATGTGGCTAAAAGTGGAGGGAGGTGGAAGAATCATGTTTATGTCAGAATATTCGCACAGTATAGATTCGAAAGGGCGGATGATTCTTCCTGCCAAATTCCGCGAAGAATTGGGGGATCATTTCGTTTTAGCTCCAGGGTTGGATTCCTGTCTCTGCATCTATACGATGGAACATTGGAATAATCTTATTTCTAAGTTTGAGCAAATGTCGGCAACACATCAAAATGTAAGAAAGGTAAAAAGATATCTGATTGGAAAAGGAAGTGAAATGGAGTGCGATAAGCAGGGGCGGATATTGATTCCTGCACATTTAAGGAAACTTGCTGATTTAAAAAAAAATGCAAGAATTATCGGTGCGGGAAGCACGATTGAAATATGGGATCCTGAGCTTCTTGATCGGGATTTAAATGAAGAAGAATCTATTACCGATTTGGCGGAATCGTTAGAACTTCCTCTGAATTTCTGATATAAGAGGTATCTATGAAATTTAGCCACACTACTGTTTTGCAAAATGAGATGGTTAGTCATGTATTGACGAATACAAACGGTACTTATGTGGATTGCACATTGGGCGGTGGAGGCCATTCTTTGGCTCTTGCTGAAGGGCTTTCAAATCTTGGCTGCATAATTGGTGTAGATCAGGATGGGGAGGCTATTGAGGCGGCTAAAGAACGGCTCCGTGGAGCCCAGTGTAAATTTATATCAGTAAGAGACAATTTTTCTAATATCAATGGAATTTTAAAAGAGAATGGAATAGAAAAAGTTGATGGTTTTATTTTTGATTTAGGGGTATCATCGCATCAGTTGGATGATGGAGCCCGTGGATTCTCATATATGAATAATGGAAAACTTGATATGAGAATGGATCAAAGGAACTCGTTGACTGCATATGATGTGATAAATACATATACGAAAGAGCATTTAAGAAATATTATTCGTGATTACGGGGAAGAACGTTGGGCGAGTCGTATTGTTGATTTTATAGATAGAGCCAGGATGCGCAGACCAATCTCTACTACAGAAGAACTTGTCCATGTCATTAAAGCGGCAATCCCTTCTGCGGCAAGAAGAGATGGACCGCATCCAGCGAAAAGGACTTTTCAGGCCATTCGCATTGAAGTAAATAATGAACTTGGTATTTTGCGAAAAGCCATGGAGGATTGCATAAATCACCTGAATAAGGGAGGACGGTTAGGAGTCATCACTTTTCATTCATTGGAAGATCGTATTATCAAAAATACCTTTAGGGACATGTCTAAAGACTGTATTTGTCCGTCGGAAATTCCGATTTGTATATGTAATCACAGAAGACAGGTCAGAAGTGTGGGGAAAGCAATAAGGCCGTCCCCGCAAGAGGTTAAGGAGAATCCAAGAGCACGAAGCGCTGTGCTTCGTGTGGTGGAAAAAGTGTAATAAGGGATAGGGGAAGTTCAAATGACATCACAGAATGTGAATATGATGAATTATATATCTGAAAACGTAGCAGTAGCAGGACAAAGTGGCGTCATTGAACGCAGGAACTTTTATCAAGTATTTATAAGCCTTTCCTTATTATTTATTCCTGTGTTGGCATTGTATTTTTTTTCGGGAATGAATGCACAGCAAGAATATAAAATGCAAGTTCTTCGTTCTGAAGTAATTTCTATTGCAAAAGAAAATGCAACTTTACAGCTGGATGTTGCCAAGCTTGAAGCACCGGCAAGAATCCAAAATATTGCGGAAACACAACTTGGTATGCAAGTTGCTACAAGTGCTATTTATGGACGTATGGAGACAGAAGGCGGAAAGCAGAAAATAAGAGATTGAGTTAATAGCGGCCCTCATAGGACCGCTATTGTGCTTGTATATAAATTGTTATACTATATAAGGCAATGTACAGGATTATGATGACAAGTAGAAGGTATTGGTGTGAAGCAATTAATTGATTTATTAAAGGCAACTCCTATCGAGAGAATGGAAGGTAATTCCCAAGTTAGAATAATTGATGTAACTGCGGATTCCCGTGCGGTAGAAACAGGAAGTTTATTTTTCTGTTTGCGTGGAGAACACGTAGATGGACATAATTTTGCAAATATGGCGGCTGAAAATGGAGCGGCAGCTATTATTGCGGAAAAGAAAATCGATGTGGCCTCAGATGTTACAATTATCTATGTTGCCGATACACGGAAAGCGATGGAAGATATAGTTCCATATTTTTTTGACTATCCCTCTAAAAAAATGAGAATGATTGCTTTGACGGGAACAAATGGAAAAACTACAACAACCCATGTTATATCCCATATCCTGCATCATGTCGGATATAAAACCGGTGTCATTGGAACGGTGCATGCTTTGATTGGGGATAAAGAGATCCCGACACATAATACAACACCGGATGTTATAGATCTGCAGCGTATTTTGTATCAGATGCTGAAAGAAAATGTAACCCATGTTTGTATGGAAGTATCTTCTCATTCATTAGTTATGGGGCGTGTTATCGGATGTGAGTTTGATACAGCGGTTTTTACAAATCTGACAGAAGATCATTTGGATTATCATAAGACTATGGATAATTATGCCAAGGCAAAATCCATCCTTTTCAAAATGGTTTCTGACAAAGATCAGATTAAAGATGGGAAATCGGCATGGATTAACAGTGATGATCCATATGCAGCCGTAATGAGTAACGCAATTTCAGACCCGGATTTTTGCCAAGTATCAACTTATGGCTTTAATGGTAATCCCGATCTAAAAGCAAGTGATGTTCATTTTAGCGGAAAATCCTCATCGTTCAAAATTCAGCTTGGTGAAAAAAGATACGTTATAAAAACTAAGCTTATCGGCCGTTTCAACGTATATAATGTAATGGCAGCTATTGGTGCAGCTCTGTCAGAAGGTGTGGATATCAAAGACATACAAGCTGCTCTTTCTGATTTCGTATCAGTGGCAGGACGGTTTGAACTTATTGAAGAAGGGCAATCTTTTTCCGTCGTCGTAGATTATGCACATACACCGGATGGGTTGGAAAAAATATTAACAACTGCGAAAGAGATTGCGAAGGGGCGTCTTATAACCTGTTTTGGCTGTGGCGGAGACAGGGACAAATTGAAACGTCCTATTATGGGGCGCATCGCTGCCAATTATTCTGATGTTGTTGTTATTACTAGTGATAATCCAAGAACAGAAGACCCGGAAGAAATTATTAGGGAAATAGCTGCCGGGGTACAGGATATTTCCCAACATAAGAGTAATTTACTTTATAAAACGGTAACTGACAGGCGTGCTGCCATACAGTATGCTCTGTCGATAGCACACAATCAGGATATTGTATTGATTGCGGGTAAAGGGCATGAAGATTATCAGATTTTGAAAGATAAAACGGTTCATTTTGATGATCGTGAAGAAGTAAGGAAGGCATTAAGAGGTTAGGAAATGGCATCATTTACGCTGGGGGAAATTTTAAAGGCAGTTAGTGGTGTTTTACTGCAGCAGGGGAGCCATGAATATTGTACAGGGGTAAATACTGATACACGCACTATTTCTCCCGGAGAACTTTTTATTGCTTTGCAAGGGAATACATTTGACGGACATCATTTTTTAAATGATGCATGTATTAACGGTGCATCAATGGTCATTATTTCCGAAAGATCTTCTTTTAAGGCTGTTCCTCGAACAGTTTCCGTTATCCTGGTAAAAAATACCCAAACAGCCCTGGAAGCATTAGCACATTTCTATCGGATGAAGTTTGATATTCCAGTGGTGGCGGTAACGGGATCTAATGGAAAAACGACGACAAAAAATATGATTGCGGCTTTAGTTGCTTCCAAATTGAATGTATGTGCAACGCAGAAAAATTTTAATAATGAAATTGGACTTTCGTTGACTCTTTTATCCATGACGCCGGAAACAGAAGCGTGCGTGGTGGAAATGGGAATGAGAGGTCTTGGGCAAATTGCAGAACTGTGTCGAATTGCAGCGCCTACTATCGGTGTTGTAACAAATGTAGGGACTTCGCATATAGGAATTTTAGGGAGTCAGGAGAATATCGCGAAGGCGAAGGGAGAGCTAATTGAATCACTACCTGATAAGGGGATTGCCATATTAAATGAAGATGATCCTTATGTAATTAGAATGGGCGATACTTTTAGCGGAAATATAATAGGGTATGGAGTAAATGGGAATTATACTGTCCATGGGAGTAGAATTCAATATGAAAATAATTGTACCAAATATGTTTGTACCTGCTTTGATGAGGCATTTAAAGTTAAGCTGAATATGCTAGGTATTCATAATGTATATAATGCATTGGCGGCTACGGCAACGGCAAGAGTGCTTGGGATTGATGTAAATCGTATTCAAAAAGCACTTTCTGAGTTTTTACCTGGAGCGCAAAGACAGTTTTTCACAGAGATTAATGGCGTAACTGTGATTGATGACTCTTATAATGCCAATCCATTATCAATGGAGATGGCTTTTCATGCTATGCGTCAGGTCAATGGAAAGCATTATTTCCTTGTGTTAGGGGATATGGGAGAGTTGGGGGAAAAAGAGGAACAATTTCATTATGAACTGGGGAAAATAGCCGCAAATATAGGGTTTGACGGAATGATTACGGTGGGGAAGCTTAGCCGCCATATAGCTATGGGGGCTCGCGATGCGGGAAAAACGAACATCATGGAATGCACAACTTGTGAGGATGCTTGGCAGAGATTACAAAAGATGATCCAGTCTGGAGATGTTGTTTTAGTCAAAGGATCCCGTTACATGCATATGGAAACGATACTGGAACTTTGGAGGAAATCTTTAAATTAAGATGGAATTTACTTATATACTTTACATGGGGGAAGCAATTGCATTAACAGTTATGCTTGGGGTAATTGCAATTCCCCTCGCACGAAAATATAAGGCGCAGCAGTCTATTCGAGAAGAAGGACCCAAATCGCATCGCTTAAAGGCGGGAACTCCCACAATGGGGGGGCTATTTGTGTGCTTGTCTGTAGTTCTTGTCGTTATTTGGAACAGATTGGCAGACCCATCGGTACTTTGGCTCCTGTTTCTGACTTTGGGACATGGCTTGCTTGGTTTTTTAGACGACTTGATAAAAGCGGAAAAGAAAAGGAATTTGGGGTTAACCGCTAAGCAGAAAATCGCGGGACAATTGATTTTAGCGGCCTTTTTTTGCTGGGGATGTGTAGAGACGCTTCATCTGCCATATTCAATCTCAATTCCATTCTCATCAATGGAGATCGAGATTGGAGCGCTGTATTATATTTTTGCAGTATTGGTTGTTGTAGGGGCTTCCAATGCAGTGAATCTGACTGATGGGCTGGATGGCTTGGCTTCAGGATGCAGTGTTGTAACATTTTTAGCTTATTCAGTTTATTGCTATGTAAACGGGATACATGACATTGGTTTGTTTTCTGCAATCTTAGCGGGGGGCTGTGTGGGATTTTTATTTTTCAATTATCATCCGGCTGAAATTTTCATGGGAGACACCGGCTCTTTGGCTTTAGGAGGGGCAGTTGCAGGAATTGCCATAGTGA from Dialister invisus DSM 15470 includes:
- the mraZ gene encoding division/cell wall cluster transcriptional repressor MraZ, which produces MFMSEYSHSIDSKGRMILPAKFREELGDHFVLAPGLDSCLCIYTMEHWNNLISKFEQMSATHQNVRKVKRYLIGKGSEMECDKQGRILIPAHLRKLADLKKNARIIGAGSTIEIWDPELLDRDLNEEESITDLAESLELPLNF
- the mraY gene encoding phospho-N-acetylmuramoyl-pentapeptide-transferase, translated to MEFTYILYMGEAIALTVMLGVIAIPLARKYKAQQSIREEGPKSHRLKAGTPTMGGLFVCLSVVLVVIWNRLADPSVLWLLFLTLGHGLLGFLDDLIKAEKKRNLGLTAKQKIAGQLILAAFFCWGCVETLHLPYSISIPFSSMEIEIGALYYIFAVLVVVGASNAVNLTDGLDGLASGCSVVTFLAYSVYCYVNGIHDIGLFSAILAGGCVGFLFFNYHPAEIFMGDTGSLALGGAVAGIAIVTKTELLLIFLGMVFVLEALSVILQVVSFQLTGKRIFKMSPLHHHFELSGWSEVRVVWSFWIFACIMACVTLMISFKA
- the gluQRS gene encoding tRNA glutamyl-Q(34) synthetase GluQRS — its product is MGIKTRFAPSPTGYLHLGNVWVAFLNWLWTRQNKGRIILRIEDIDQSRCRADYISAIKEDLSWLGLDWDEEPGHAYAYGEPIQSKRFSIYEGIKKRWEAEDSIYPCFCSRARIHDISSAPHLGENKPIYDGHCRNLSWSERGQTDKEPSWRIRMKKQEISFCDMFCGNQIKTLEEGKDDFIIFRADGAVSYQLAASADDGIMQVTHVFRGNDLLSSTFYQIYLLRKLGYQIPLYGHLPLLVDKYGIRLSKRQGGITIRELRANGKSPGEIIGRMLYWSGAVKTPLSVNARAALINIPFNTCTRLGSAYIVAE
- a CDS encoding UDP-N-acetylmuramoyl-tripeptide--D-alanyl-D-alanine ligase, yielding MASFTLGEILKAVSGVLLQQGSHEYCTGVNTDTRTISPGELFIALQGNTFDGHHFLNDACINGASMVIISERSSFKAVPRTVSVILVKNTQTALEALAHFYRMKFDIPVVAVTGSNGKTTTKNMIAALVASKLNVCATQKNFNNEIGLSLTLLSMTPETEACVVEMGMRGLGQIAELCRIAAPTIGVVTNVGTSHIGILGSQENIAKAKGELIESLPDKGIAILNEDDPYVIRMGDTFSGNIIGYGVNGNYTVHGSRIQYENNCTKYVCTCFDEAFKVKLNMLGIHNVYNALAATATARVLGIDVNRIQKALSEFLPGAQRQFFTEINGVTVIDDSYNANPLSMEMAFHAMRQVNGKHYFLVLGDMGELGEKEEQFHYELGKIAANIGFDGMITVGKLSRHIAMGARDAGKTNIMECTTCEDAWQRLQKMIQSGDVVLVKGSRYMHMETILELWRKSLN
- a CDS encoding UDP-N-acetylmuramoyl-L-alanyl-D-glutamate--2,6-diaminopimelate ligase; translated protein: MKQLIDLLKATPIERMEGNSQVRIIDVTADSRAVETGSLFFCLRGEHVDGHNFANMAAENGAAAIIAEKKIDVASDVTIIYVADTRKAMEDIVPYFFDYPSKKMRMIALTGTNGKTTTTHVISHILHHVGYKTGVIGTVHALIGDKEIPTHNTTPDVIDLQRILYQMLKENVTHVCMEVSSHSLVMGRVIGCEFDTAVFTNLTEDHLDYHKTMDNYAKAKSILFKMVSDKDQIKDGKSAWINSDDPYAAVMSNAISDPDFCQVSTYGFNGNPDLKASDVHFSGKSSSFKIQLGEKRYVIKTKLIGRFNVYNVMAAIGAALSEGVDIKDIQAALSDFVSVAGRFELIEEGQSFSVVVDYAHTPDGLEKILTTAKEIAKGRLITCFGCGGDRDKLKRPIMGRIAANYSDVVVITSDNPRTEDPEEIIREIAAGVQDISQHKSNLLYKTVTDRRAAIQYALSIAHNQDIVLIAGKGHEDYQILKDKTVHFDDREEVRKALRG
- the rsmH gene encoding 16S rRNA (cytosine(1402)-N(4))-methyltransferase RsmH encodes the protein MKFSHTTVLQNEMVSHVLTNTNGTYVDCTLGGGGHSLALAEGLSNLGCIIGVDQDGEAIEAAKERLRGAQCKFISVRDNFSNINGILKENGIEKVDGFIFDLGVSSHQLDDGARGFSYMNNGKLDMRMDQRNSLTAYDVINTYTKEHLRNIIRDYGEERWASRIVDFIDRARMRRPISTTEELVHVIKAAIPSAARRDGPHPAKRTFQAIRIEVNNELGILRKAMEDCINHLNKGGRLGVITFHSLEDRIIKNTFRDMSKDCICPSEIPICICNHRRQVRSVGKAIRPSPQEVKENPRARSAVLRVVEKV
- a CDS encoding cell division protein FtsL, which codes for MTSQNVNMMNYISENVAVAGQSGVIERRNFYQVFISLSLLFIPVLALYFFSGMNAQQEYKMQVLRSEVISIAKENATLQLDVAKLEAPARIQNIAETQLGMQVATSAIYGRMETEGGKQKIRD
- a CDS encoding insulinase family protein, which produces MKWNNGDVVHGFNIMKVDHVEEVNSDVYMMEHIKSGAKLMYLDSADDNKVFYICFRTTPDNSKGTPHIMEHSTLCGSRKFPLKEPFVELAKGSLNTFLNAMTWPDKTMYPVASRNSTDFHNLMDVYLDAVFYPDCLQNPQILMQEGWHYELDKKDGELTYNGVVYNEMKGALSSPDALLNNAAMEKLFPDTTYNVESGGDPDVIPTLSFREFTDFHRRFYHPSNSYIYLYGDMDIENTLKYIDEEYLSAFDRRCVYSEVGTQKAFAKRVITEKNYNIADGENIANKAIHALYAAMTDCMTTKESLAIRILNYVLIDMDGAPLKKALLDAGVGSDVSGAYEDSYKQPVWSIVVTGSEPERQGEFSQIVDHTLRKLALTGLDKKMLTAALNRTEFILRENDYQGRPKGLFYGIRAMDMWLYDRDPIEALRYYDDINGLRKAIETDYFEGLLLKYLIKNSHQVLITMKAKKGIDEKKRIEVAEQLDAYKKSLSENQITDIIEKTRVLKERQASVDSEEALTAIPLLRREDLNREIENDEIENGRIEEIRHFHYDINSNGIVYLNLYFNLEGLSKKDIFYANILTRLLLSMNTVNYEYSELVRQSNAYTGGINFQVGSISNIDSDQKCTPYLIVKGKALVSNADKMVRLLKEVILHTDYTDKIRLREILMEEKANWDMTAFARGHTLCISRLLSYFSETGRYSETTGLSYYYFLSDVVARFDAISDEMISCLQRLAKQIFTRHNLFIHTIGSEEEKTAVNKFLPEMVSEMPEELGPANRETTCSNVVINEAFQTAGKVQYVAKGGNFKRHGFAYTGALRVMETILRYEYLWKKVRVLGGAYGAFTQFMRNGNAVLCSYRDPNLAETLKVYEELPDYLSALVLSEREMTKYVIGTMAAEEIQLTPFMKGERALAYYLTGNTRESRRKIRDEIVNCTIDNIRSLAPLVRSVMNDPYICVMGNEEKIRQNKALFTSILSMPK